The following are encoded in a window of Spodoptera frugiperda isolate SF20-4 chromosome 3, AGI-APGP_CSIRO_Sfru_2.0, whole genome shotgun sequence genomic DNA:
- the LOC118273958 gene encoding protein ENL isoform X2, translating into MCVRIWLEVGHACEPRRTPSGRALALDWRVWVRGVSGHDISTFVHKVVFHLHPATAFVYPKRVLQEPPYEIQESGCASIDIPIHVYLKYSNRPKKIRLQYSLQIENNSKSNSESRCIYYDFKNPPEQLCEALMSGGGELVPRTGAPDVSNKLVVLSDSGDDRPQKPMKPKKYKFVEPVPCKHSSKKRPKSLFEEICSKCGNSIYVDIRKQLRSVAMTEDEINCVSQLYLSYTSYEKSAGALILPPITDSIYKVPELPASLKRALKEVQEEDYTMI; encoded by the exons ATGTGCGTGCGCATATGGCTAGAGGTGGGACACGCGTGCGAGCCGCGCAGGACCCCGTCTGGCCGAGCCCTGGCCCTGGACTGGCGAGTGTGGGTCCGCGGAGTGAGCGGCCACGACATCAGCACCTTCGTCCATAAAGTCGTCTTCCATTTACACCCTGCAACCGCTTTTGTATATCCTAAACGAG TGCTTCAGGAGCCGCCATACGAAATCCAAGAGTCCGGCTGTGCCTCCATTGACATACCGATACACGTGTACCTGAAATATAGCAACAGGCCAAAGAAAATCCGTCTGCAATACAGTCTCCAGATCGAGAACAACAGCAAGAGCAACTCGGAGTCCCGCTGCATCTACTACGACTTCAAGAACCCGCCGGAGCAGCTGTGCGAGGCCCTGATGAGTGGCGGCGGGGAGCTCGTGCCGCGCACCGGCGCGCCCGACGTGTCCAACAAGCTGGTCGTGCTGTCCGACAGCGGCGACGACCGCCCGCAGAAGCCGATGAAACCCAAGAAGTACAAGTTCGTGGAGCCCGTACCCTGCAAGCACAGCTCCAAGAAGCGGCCCAAGTCGCTGTTCGAAGAGATTTGCTCAAAATGTGGAAATTCCATTTACGTAGACATTAGGAAACAACTGAGGTCTGTAGCTATGACTGAAGATGAGATAAACTGTGTGTCGCAGTTGTACTTGTCCTACACTAGTTACGAGAAGTCTGCCGGTGCTCTGATACTGCCGCCGATTACAGACTCCATATACAAAGTGCCCGAGCTGCCTGCCTCGCTGAAAAGAGCGCTGAAGGAAGTTCAAGAAGAAGACTACACGATGATTTAA
- the LOC118273958 gene encoding protein ENL isoform X1, with product MTEGPLLHHDKPMCVRIWLEVGHACEPRRTPSGRALALDWRVWVRGVSGHDISTFVHKVVFHLHPATAFVYPKRVLQEPPYEIQESGCASIDIPIHVYLKYSNRPKKIRLQYSLQIENNSKSNSESRCIYYDFKNPPEQLCEALMSGGGELVPRTGAPDVSNKLVVLSDSGDDRPQKPMKPKKYKFVEPVPCKHSSKKRPKSLFEEICSKCGNSIYVDIRKQLRSVAMTEDEINCVSQLYLSYTSYEKSAGALILPPITDSIYKVPELPASLKRALKEVQEEDYTMI from the exons ATGACTGAAGGCCCCCTATTACATCATGATAAGCCG ATGTGCGTGCGCATATGGCTAGAGGTGGGACACGCGTGCGAGCCGCGCAGGACCCCGTCTGGCCGAGCCCTGGCCCTGGACTGGCGAGTGTGGGTCCGCGGAGTGAGCGGCCACGACATCAGCACCTTCGTCCATAAAGTCGTCTTCCATTTACACCCTGCAACCGCTTTTGTATATCCTAAACGAG TGCTTCAGGAGCCGCCATACGAAATCCAAGAGTCCGGCTGTGCCTCCATTGACATACCGATACACGTGTACCTGAAATATAGCAACAGGCCAAAGAAAATCCGTCTGCAATACAGTCTCCAGATCGAGAACAACAGCAAGAGCAACTCGGAGTCCCGCTGCATCTACTACGACTTCAAGAACCCGCCGGAGCAGCTGTGCGAGGCCCTGATGAGTGGCGGCGGGGAGCTCGTGCCGCGCACCGGCGCGCCCGACGTGTCCAACAAGCTGGTCGTGCTGTCCGACAGCGGCGACGACCGCCCGCAGAAGCCGATGAAACCCAAGAAGTACAAGTTCGTGGAGCCCGTACCCTGCAAGCACAGCTCCAAGAAGCGGCCCAAGTCGCTGTTCGAAGAGATTTGCTCAAAATGTGGAAATTCCATTTACGTAGACATTAGGAAACAACTGAGGTCTGTAGCTATGACTGAAGATGAGATAAACTGTGTGTCGCAGTTGTACTTGTCCTACACTAGTTACGAGAAGTCTGCCGGTGCTCTGATACTGCCGCCGATTACAGACTCCATATACAAAGTGCCCGAGCTGCCTGCCTCGCTGAAAAGAGCGCTGAAGGAAGTTCAAGAAGAAGACTACACGATGATTTAA